A part of Gambusia affinis linkage group LG21, SWU_Gaff_1.0, whole genome shotgun sequence genomic DNA contains:
- the LOC122823994 gene encoding inositol monophosphatase 1-like isoform X2, with the protein MEDPWQKAYDFAVAVAKKAGEEIRKAGESEIRVMTKSSTVDLVTKTDERVEKIIIGSLKQEFGEGTHCFIGEESVANGEPCILTDQPTWIIDPVDGTTNFVHGFPFVAVSIAFAVNKQLEFGVVYSCLEDKMYKARKGKGAFCNDEPIQVSDVTDIHKSIIISEHGIDRSPEKVTKIFSTMQKILCIPVHGLRGSGTAATNMCLVATGAVEAFFEIGIHCWDIAAGAVIVQEAGGILLDVDGGPFDLMSRRMVSANNDVIAKRIIKEIEIFPSTRDDAPIEKK; encoded by the exons atggaggaCCCTTGGCAAAAGGCTTATGACTTTGCAGTTGCTGTTGCAAAAAAGGCTGGAGAG GAAATTCGAAAAGCTGGCGAGAGTGAAATAAGAGTGATGACCAAGAGCTCTACTGTGGATCTTGTCACCAAGACTGACGAGAGGGTGGAGAAAATCATCATTGGGTCTCTGAAGCAGGAATTTGGAGAAGGAACACACTG TTTCATTGGGGAAGAGTCTGTTGCAAACGGTGAGCCGTGCATCTTGACCGACCAACCTACGTGGATCATTGACCCAGTAGACGGCACCACAAACTTTGTGCATGG GTTCCCATTCGTGGCAGTTTCTATTGCCTTTGCTGTCAATAAACAG TTGGAGTTTGGTGTGGTGTACAGCTGCTTGGAGGACAAGATGTATAAAGCAAGAAAAGGGAAAGGTGCATTCTGCAATGACGAACCCATTCAAGTTTCTGATGTAACAG ATATCCACAAGTCCATTATCATTTCTGAACATGGAATTGATAGGAGTCCAGAGAAAGTGACCAAAATCTTCTCCACCATGCAAAAGATTCTGTGCATCCCAGTTCATGG GCTCCGAGGGTCAGGAACAGCTGCTACCAACATGTGTCTAGTGGCAACCGGGGCGGTGGAGGCCTTCTTTGAGATCGGGATCCACTGCTGGGATATCGCCGCTGGAGCAGTTATAGTCCAAGAAGCTGGAGGAATCCTTCTGGATGTTGATG GCGGGCCATTTGACTTGATGTCTCGAAGGATGGTCTCAGCAAACAACGATGTCATTGCCAAACGGATCATCAAGGAAATTGAAATATTCCCCTCAACGAGGGATGACGCACCAATTGAGAAAAAGTGA
- the LOC122823994 gene encoding inositol monophosphatase 1-like isoform X1: MTHVLWDVVAILQSLFYFTDSSKQPCSRNKMEDPWQKAYDFAVAVAKKAGEEIRKAGESEIRVMTKSSTVDLVTKTDERVEKIIIGSLKQEFGEGTHCFIGEESVANGEPCILTDQPTWIIDPVDGTTNFVHGFPFVAVSIAFAVNKQLEFGVVYSCLEDKMYKARKGKGAFCNDEPIQVSDVTDIHKSIIISEHGIDRSPEKVTKIFSTMQKILCIPVHGLRGSGTAATNMCLVATGAVEAFFEIGIHCWDIAAGAVIVQEAGGILLDVDGGPFDLMSRRMVSANNDVIAKRIIKEIEIFPSTRDDAPIEKK, encoded by the exons ATGACCCACGTTTTATGGGATGTTGTTGCAATTTTacagtctttgttttattttacagactcTTCCAAACAACCTTgtagcagaaataaaatggaggaCCCTTGGCAAAAGGCTTATGACTTTGCAGTTGCTGTTGCAAAAAAGGCTGGAGAG GAAATTCGAAAAGCTGGCGAGAGTGAAATAAGAGTGATGACCAAGAGCTCTACTGTGGATCTTGTCACCAAGACTGACGAGAGGGTGGAGAAAATCATCATTGGGTCTCTGAAGCAGGAATTTGGAGAAGGAACACACTG TTTCATTGGGGAAGAGTCTGTTGCAAACGGTGAGCCGTGCATCTTGACCGACCAACCTACGTGGATCATTGACCCAGTAGACGGCACCACAAACTTTGTGCATGG GTTCCCATTCGTGGCAGTTTCTATTGCCTTTGCTGTCAATAAACAG TTGGAGTTTGGTGTGGTGTACAGCTGCTTGGAGGACAAGATGTATAAAGCAAGAAAAGGGAAAGGTGCATTCTGCAATGACGAACCCATTCAAGTTTCTGATGTAACAG ATATCCACAAGTCCATTATCATTTCTGAACATGGAATTGATAGGAGTCCAGAGAAAGTGACCAAAATCTTCTCCACCATGCAAAAGATTCTGTGCATCCCAGTTCATGG GCTCCGAGGGTCAGGAACAGCTGCTACCAACATGTGTCTAGTGGCAACCGGGGCGGTGGAGGCCTTCTTTGAGATCGGGATCCACTGCTGGGATATCGCCGCTGGAGCAGTTATAGTCCAAGAAGCTGGAGGAATCCTTCTGGATGTTGATG GCGGGCCATTTGACTTGATGTCTCGAAGGATGGTCTCAGCAAACAACGATGTCATTGCCAAACGGATCATCAAGGAAATTGAAATATTCCCCTCAACGAGGGATGACGCACCAATTGAGAAAAAGTGA